One Purpureocillium takamizusanense chromosome 1, complete sequence genomic window carries:
- a CDS encoding uncharacterized protein (TransMembrane:1 (i78-99o)) → MDGHDGRIATPTMYIRPHDLHAEKRPPLLSSADDDDDDDNDDQRIRSQGNDMQAKSRSTQGQPQNSIALTNKPMGRRIGLVIIVIVAVAHVRGPASWWAGVRVDAARLRSSG, encoded by the coding sequence ATGGATGGGCACGACGGACGGATTGCGACCCCAACCATGTACATACGTCCACATGATTTGCACGCGGAGAAGCGTCCACCACTAttgagcagcgccgacgacgacgacgacgacgacaacgacgaccagcGAATACGGAGCCAAGGCAACGACATGCAAGCAAAAAGTCGCTCGACTCAAGGACAGCCACAAAACTCTATCGCTCTCACCAACAAGCCAATGGGACGACgcatcggcctcgtcatcatcgtcatcgtcgccgtcgcgcatgTTCGCGGCCCCGCGAgctggtgggcgggcgttCGGGTGGATGCGGCACGGCTTCGATCGTCGGGGTGA
- a CDS encoding uncharacterized protein (COG:U~BUSCO:EOG09264RJ7~EggNog:ENOG503NXZN), producing MLSILRKARLKDKEMRILMLGLDNAGKTTIVKKLMGEDVNTVSPTLGFIIKTIDYEGYKLNIWDVGGQKTLRSYWRNYFEKTDALIWVVDATDRLRIGDCKDELHGLLLEEVSAVRGCKLDGNVFVDDANRGGGKQRLAGASLLIFANKTDVDGCMDEQEIRTALRLDEIRTHQWHVLRCSAMTGKNLQEGLAWVVADAKKRLFLY from the exons ATGCTGTCAATTCTGCGAAAGGCGCGGCTCAAGGACAAAGAGATGCGCATCTTGATGCT CGGCTTAGACAATGCAGGAAAGACGACCATCGTGAAAAAGCTTATGGGGGAGGACGTCAACACGGTGAGCCCGACGCTGGGCTTCATCATCAAGACGATTGACTACGAAGG ATATAAGCTCAACATTT GGGACGTGGGCGGCCAGAAGACGCTGCGGTCGTACTGGCGCAACTACTTCGAGAAGACGGACGCCCTGATCTGGGTCGTCGACGCGACAGACCGGCTGCGGATTGGCGACTGCAAAGACGAGCTGCACGGTCTCTTGCTGGAAGAGGTGAGCGCTGTCAGAGGATGCAAGCTGGATGGAAATGTCTTCGTGGATGATGCTAATCGCGGCGGGGGGAAACAGCGCCTCGCCGGTGCCAGCCTGTTGATTTTCGCAAACAAGACGGACGTTGACGGGTGCATGGACGAGCAGGAGATACGCACG GCCCTGCGGCTAGACGAGATCCGGACACACCAGTGGCACGTCCTGCGATGCAGTGCCATGACGGGCAAGAACCTACAGGAGGGCCTGGCGTGGGTCGTGGCGGACGCGAAGAAGCGGCTGTTCCTGTACTGA
- the fsf1 gene encoding Sideroflexin FSF1 (COG:S~EggNog:ENOG503NVNM~TransMembrane:3 (i149-167o179-199i300-322o)): protein MSSSLPGSRELPVSQYDLGTYMGRVRHSIGITDPSTLLAGTSGLERAKRLVTEYKTGKLEHMTPELWQAKKIVDSTLHPDTGEPVFLPFRMSSFVITNLVVTLGMLQPGLGTVGTIGWQWANQSVNVAINSANANKSSPMTTAMLAKSYAIAVTASCSVALGLSRLVPRLRVSDGTRNVLKRLVPFAAVASAGALNAYLMRRGEIETGIDVRPVLSDAEKKKLEEEGKSERDVPSLGRSQKAAKIAVYETAASRVFNSSPVMIIPPMVLYYIQQKASWYRSLMEKEWVKARPRVATTIPIGLNLGLIAATSFAVLPLALAVFPQQQQISADSLEEEFRGKGGSGGNVWFNRGL from the exons atgtcgtcgtcgctcccCGGCAGTCGCGAGCTGCCCGTTTCGCAGTATGACCTGGGCACGTACATGGGCCGCGTGCGGCACTCGATCGGAATAACAGACCCCAG CACGCTTCTCGCCGGCACGTCTGGACTTGAACGGGCCAAGAGGCTCGTTACGGAGTACAAGACAGGCAAGCTGGAGCACATGACCCCGGAGCTATGGCAGGCGAAGAAGATTGTCGACTCGACGCTGCATCCAG ACACCGGCGAACCCGTCTTCCTGCCCTTCCGAATGTCCTCCTTCGTCATCACGAACCTGGTCGTTACCCTAGGCATGCTCCAGCCCGGCCTGGGTACGGTGGGGACCATCGGCTGGCAATGGGCTAATCAGTCCGTCAACGTGGCCATCAAcagcgccaacgccaacaagTCGTCGCCCATGACCACCGCCATGCTTGCCAAGTCGTACGCAATTGCCGTTACTGCGTCTTGCTCGGTGGCTCTGGGTCTAAGCAGGCTGGTGCCCAGGCTCCGCGTCTCGGACGGCACGAGGAACGTTCTGAAGCGCCTCGTCCCGttcgcggcggtggcatcggCCGGTGCTCTCAACGCGTATCTCatgcgacgcggcgagaTCGAGACTGGCATCGACGTTCGTCCGGTTCTCTCCGATGCggaaaagaagaagctggaggaggagggcaagtcGGAGCGCGATGTGCCGTCCCTAGGCCGGAGCCAAAAGGCAGCCAAGATTGCTGTCTACGAGACGGCTGCCAGCCGCGTCTTCAACAGCAGCCCGGTCATGATTATACCGCCCATGGTCCTCTACTACATACAGCAAAAGGCATCCTGGTATAGGAGTCTGATGGAGAAGGAATGGGTGAAGGCGAGACCCCGCGTGGCTACGACGATCCCTATAGGGCTCAACCTAGGTCTCATCGCTGCCACGTCGTTTGCGGTTctgccgctggcgttggCCGTCTttccgcagcagcagcagattTCTGCAGATAGCCTCGAGGAAGAGTtccgcggcaagggcggTTCCGGCGGCAATGTCTGGTTCAACCGCGGTCTGTGA
- a CDS encoding uncharacterized protein (EggNog:ENOG503P30U), which translates to MRGWLFNDPNPVPAAPSGVTTADGQGSAQSNTSSHHLGDLARPGDVDAALLSTPPLQAAHKSNNSGKQSPVPTQHSKTSAKFTTPKLETPVAVASHDNAFVIHTDETNNMLVKSLAYEWAEQQLEKEEKERAAALRELFAQKRAALKAQETLQLGKPLPLQTTTPIKKECAQTPPPVTLDFIQRTIPGDGPVLQKQKRSADSWSVSDLHDNNQGSSTNVNCQSVQFGGPLPRIPTSASRKSRQDTFNMALMSGKGKEGGISHTWLDSLELPEPATLPRDSNSHAYRRCDIDTITGNMIAPVEYPETLQCYIEGACRDAGDIGWRRCNMTSELQIRRELASRQKLGQQVQELVAQSQPVTRVNSEAVSEEDQWPNAHCVVRPACPADFQQIADIINLETQSGSLHVIDSKQVSAADIHKVFTYCQHHKRPFIVAVPAEDELLDPTKWPKSSGKAYREYLEFKKGLPKRLLPVVGFGFISEAFRVGLLNAPCPGMRFSGQARIVVHPEHRRQLYGSALLDRLLSCTCFRRSFVDYEWKCADSAHVYDSSHTSNVRQYTRLYIEVLCESKEDASLKWRAAMLSKYGFTEAAHLRRFVRTDRGPESKWLDVVLYEFEAQQNVKICDRRPGEYLKPEP; encoded by the coding sequence ATGAGAGGCTGGCTTTTCAATGATCCAAACCCTGTACCAGCAGCTCCTTCCGGCGTCACCACAGCTGATGGCCAGGGCTCCGCTCAGAGCAACACCTCTTCGCACCATCTAGGCGACCTGGCCCGTCCAggcgatgtcgatgccgccctTCTATCGACACCCCCTTTGCAGGCGGCACACAAGAGCAATAATTCTGGAAAGCAATCGCCTGTGCCAACCCAGCACAGCAAAACCAGCGCCAAGTTCACGACGCCAAAGCTTGAAACCCCCGTCGCTGTCGCCAGCCATGACAATGCTTTTGTCATTCATACCGACGAAACGAACAACATGCTCGTCAAGTCGCTGGCTTACGAATGGGCCGAACAGCAGCTCGAgaaggaagaaaaggaaCGTGCGGCAGCCCTACGAGAACTCTTTGCACAGAAACGTGCGGCTCTCAAAGCTCAAGAGACTCTTCAGCTGGGGAagcctctgcctctgcagACAACCACCCCAATCAAGAAAGAGTGTGCACAGACACCGCCTCCTGTCACACTGGACTTCATCCAGAGGACCATTCCTGGAGACGGGCCCGTTCTCCAGAAGCAGAAGCGGAGCGCGGACAGCTGGAGTGTCAGCGACCTACATGACAACAACCAGGGATCGTCCACCAACGTCAACTGTCAATCCGTCCAGTTTGGGGGACCCTTGCCCAGAATTCCAACTTCCGCGTCGCGCAAAAGCCGCCAGGACACATTCAATATGGCACTCATGTCGGGCAAAGGCAAGGAAGGGGGCATATCCCACACGTGGCTTGACAgcctcgagctgcccgaACCAGCCACCCTACCCAGGGATTCCAACAGCCACGCCTATCGCCGCTGCGATATTGACACAATCACTGGGAACATGATTGCTCCTGTGGAGTACCCTGAGACCCTGCAATGCTACATTGAAGGAGCTTGCCGGGATGCTGGCGACATTGGTTGGCGAAGATGCAACATGACATCTGAGCTGCAGATCAGACGTGAGCTGGCGAGTCGTCAGAAGCTCGGTCAGCAGGTCCAAGAGCTTGTTGCCCAGTCCCAGCCTGTCACGAGAGTAAATTCCGAAGCAGTGTCAGAGGAAGATCAGTGGCCCAATGCGCATTGCGTTGTGCGGCCGGCGTGTCCAGCGGATTTCCAACAGATTGCCGACATTATCAATCTCGAGACCCAATCAGGCTCCCTCCATGTCATCGACTCGAAGCAGGTGTCGGCGGCAGACATCCACAAGGTCTTTACATATTGTCAGCACCACAAGCGGCCATTCATTGTTGCGGTCCCCGCTGAAGACGAGCTGTTGGACCCGACCAAATGGCCAAAGAGCTCGGGTAAGGCATATCGAGAGTACCTCGAGTTCAAAAAGGGTTTGCCAAAGAGACTTCTGCCAGTCGTCGGCTTCGGGTTCATCAGCGAAGCCTTTCGTGTCGGACTTCTGAACGCTCCGTGTCCTGGAATGCGCTTCTCGGGCCAGGCACGAATTGTGGTGCATCCTGAGCATCGACGTCAGCTATACGGGTCAGCGCTGTTGGACAGGCTTCTGAGCTGCACTTGTTTTCGCCGCAGTTTCGTCGATTACGAATGGAAGTGTGCAGACAGCGCGCACGTTTATGACAGCTCGCACACGTCCAACGTGCGCCAGTACACTCGACTGTACATTGAAGTGCTCTGTGAGAGCAAGGAGGACGCCAGCCTCAAGTGGCGAGCCGCCATGCTGAGCAAGTATGGCTTCACGGAAGCAGCTCATCTCCGCCGGTTTGTGCGGACCGATCGCGGTCCAGAAAGCAAGTGGCTCGACGTTGTCCTATACGAGTTCGAGGCTCAGCAGAACGTCAAGATCTGCGATCGTCGCCCCGGAGAGTACTTGAAGCCGGAGCCCTAG
- a CDS encoding uncharacterized protein (COG:Z~EggNog:ENOG503NWVC), whose translation MSDEVSQFLEQVERLRGQQIEDDEVRARELQEFLAAKRERQARREERARSISPQKSSPVNTPSPRSNRRSIHPSESLRLESPYTAREPSPREPSVELDANDRSSSMLKSTSPTKENEAPADAHASDAKSIRDIPSTTPPARSGTLSWQKRPASRGGPGSRPLSMVAAQNATQRSLGADPAQEPASATEQTFSKDQIAQALGSKDPAWFRQTADRGLSSAAYRRNQVEDEDRLDMTSVKAQLPGMSAEKPKDRPPSHSDAGARLGSPVALNLPRRDEPSEEKPPVTEQAIVSPSAGRTSPVRSASPTKGMGGFVQSAMMKRSDSVKRWSVTSPPGLKRADSVANRGTLDRGSSQVVTRPQSTIRGGSTTPGSSRPTSQHGEREPATESASKPSRELSVDTTRASKHEDDGAIPTSPSKTMDPRRWSPTKSSWLESALNRPETPKLPPKPNQSQPSWMADLNKTKTGRSTPNTDTGRPASPSHKHQVSIGGLMRQSPVGEVAKPNTTGLGGIYSPPPHANRPAFGHLSKPSVTENIPKLEPAEPKDDFEKEEGKQASRTVPTDEHPPTPAAEKRPSVISPPPTKAKPETPPKKDFRATLKQRTLPQEPPKAEAAEFKNVFGNLRRTKTQNYVAPDVLKDNILRGKAGLNQTDGPKKSERKDEFKEAILQKREGFKKAQAEGKGVTRTATTPGERALPEGLAKRAELGRSITGTKQTLSDAASSGEPKKVDSQKPVPGPKRILSGQSTASPQSSMAAATPTKSPSLDKPRRVSTEVSKPPSTETRALPSLQKETSAPSRLQQGRVGAASKLADRFNPALAGMLARGPPPTGTSGGQTTGDSGSSRGGASGDSAGSSAPGPQLTHMTKNRARGPRRKAPTASTTTSNASAPKPAEPTQHVGAEPAKAKEPEQPVLKKQSYVETETEFEPKKPAPLSIQQQVAAKAAVRSRPAPLKPEAKSADENKAPVDPAPEEALPPSSPRKLNMNRMSVFMASTASNDSKVESKEPKKLTHQRTGSRSPIKSSERTLPEPSPSPTKSDRDSLPSMRDAPRSPRFGASVTSPPPTSKPSFDGPRTEQASPRPKSRGAVRPLSGLGDGLRSPGSIASPARSPTKQASDVSTLLTEFFGPDRPKANVKVDPAEVLMNRPSAGAKITSHGFQMFQILGDGKKLPVSAQNERVLFEREMYVCAHNFTDAAGRKLFEVYFWVGDEVPESTAEDALLFVQREAKSLGGKVVKLRQGKETSEFIQALGGVIIIRRGSSIKYDSLAPSMLCGRRYLGQVAFDEVDFTAASLCAGFVYLITQGGKCYVWKGKGSDVTEMSCARLVGMDLALTGELLEHEDGSEPATFWAIFDGEGSKPHSADHWRLKPSYDKYCSRLFCSDADSRQQIFEISPFGQVDLSPFSIYVLDAFFEMYIVVGARANSQYTSFRNALDFAQEYAILAAGMEDRPFVPVSTVVLEGIPRDLKRVFRKWDDARSPTVTNQPAAAAGQGLRRGRSLRVVTLNQALQALSD comes from the exons ATGTCCGACGAGGTCTCGCAGttcctcgagcaggtcgagcgcctgcgcgggcAACAGATTGAAGATGACGAGGTGCGCGCCCGCGAACTGCAAgagttcctcgccgccaagcgaGAGCGTCAGGCGAGGAGAGAAG AACGCGCAAGATCCATCTCGCCGCAAAAGTCATCGCCCGTCAACACCCCGTCCCCGCGGTCGAACCGTCGAAGCATCCACCCTTCCGAATCGCTGCGGCTCGAGTCTCCCTACACTGCGCGCGAGCCGTCCCCGCGCGAGCCGTCAGTtgagctcgacgccaacgacaGGTCCAGCTCCATGTTGAAATCGACCTCGCCAACCAAGGAAAACGAGGCACCTGCCGATGCACACGCGTCCGACGCGAAATCTATTCGCGATatcccgtcgacgacgcctccggcCAGATCTGGAACGCTGTCGTGGCAAAAGCGGCCCGCCTctcgcggcgggcctggCAGTAGGCCACTCAGCATGGTCGCGGCCCAGAATGCGACCCAAAGGTCGCTTGGTGCCGACCCGGCCCAGGAACCCGCGTCAGCCACCGAGCAGACCTTTTCCAAAGACCAGATAGCGCAGGCTCTCGGTTCCAAAGACCCCGCCTGGTTCCGACAGACGGCCGACAGGGGCCTCAGCTCAGCCGCCTACAGACGCAACCaagtcgaggacgaggaccgccTGGACATGACTTCTGTCAAGGCTCAACTGCCAGGCATGTCAGCAGAGAAGCCCAAGGATCGCCCGCCTTCTCATTCAGACGCCGGTGCAAGGCTAGGCTCGCCTGTCGCCCTGAACCTTCCCCGCCGTGATGAACCTAGCGAGGAGAAGCCGCCCGTCACTGAGCAGGCGATTGTCTCCCCCTCGGCGGGGCGGACTTCTCCAGTACGATCCGCTTCACCCACCAAAGGCATGGGCGGCTTCGTTCAGAGTGCCATGATGAAGCGAAGCGACAGCGTCAAGAGATGGAGTGTTACTAGCCCTCCAGGTTTAAAACGCGCAGACTCTGTCGCCAACCGAGGTACACTAGACAGGGGCAGTTCGCAGGTGGTTACGCGCCCTCAGAGCACTATTCGCGGCGGTTCGACCACTCCAGGCTCAAGCCGGCCGACTTCTCAACACGGCGAGAGGGAGCCAGCGACGGAATCGGCTTCCAAGCCGAGCCGCGAACTGTCCGTCGACACCACCCGAGCCTCGAAGcacgaagacgatggcgctATCCCCACCAGTCCTTCCAAGACCATGGACCCCAGGCGCTGGAGTCCGACCAAGTCGAGTTGGCTAGAGAGTGCTCTAAACCGACCAGAAACGCCCAAGTTACCACCCAAGCCGAATCAGTCGCAGCCGTCTTGGATGGCCGATCTCAACAAGACCAAAACGGGACGATCTACCCCTAACACTGATACGGGACGACCCGCTTCACCCTCCCACAAGCACCAGGTCAGCATTGGTGGGCTGATGCGACAGTCACCAGTCGGCGAAGTTGCCAAGCCTAACACGACTGGCCTCGGGGGCATTTACTCGCCCCCTCCTCATGCCAATCGGCCAGCGTTCGGCCACCTGTCGAAACCTAGCGTCACGGAGAACATACCAAAACTGGAACCAGCAGAACCCAAAGACGATTTTGAGAAGGAAgagggcaagcaagcatccAGAACGGTGCCGACCGACGAGCACCCCCCGACTCCAGCTGCCGAGAAGCGGCCTTCTGTCATCAGCCCGCCCCCAACGAAAGCCAagcccgagacgccgccaaAGAAGGATTTTCGAGCTACTTTGAAGCAGCGGACGCTGCCGCAAGAGCCCCCGaaggcagaggcagcagaGTTCAAGAACGTCTTTGGCAACCTTCGCCGAACTAAGACACAAAATTATGTCGCGCCCGATGTGCTCAAGGATAACATTCTACGGGGCAAGGCGGGCCTGAACCAGACAGATGGACCCAAGAAGAGCGAGCGGAAAGACGAGTTCAAGGAAGCAATCCTGCAGAAGCGCGAGGGGTTCAAGAAGGCCCAggccgagggcaagggcgtgACCAGGACTGCTACTACCCCTGGAGAAAGGGCTCTTCCGGAGGGGTTGGCCAAGCGTGCGGAGCTGGGCCGCTCCATAACCGGCACGAAGCAGACGTTGTCGGATGCTGCCTCTTCTGGGGAGCCCAAGAAGGTCGATAGTCAGAAGCCGGTCCCGGGTCCTAAGCGGATACTCAGCGGCCAGTCCACGGCTTCACCCCagtcgtccatggcggctgCCACTCCAACTAAGAGTCCAAGTCTCGACAAGCCCCGGCGCGTGTCCACTGAGGTCTCCAAGCCTCCATCAACCGAAACGCGAGCTCTGCCTTCACTGCAAAAAGAGACAAGTGCGCCATCAAGGCTGCAGCAAGGCCGAGTTGGTGCGGCCAGCAAGCTTGCGGATCGCTTCAACCCGGCTCTTGCAGGTATGCTGGCCCGCGGTCCCCCGCCCACGGGGACAAGTGGAGGCCAGACGACTGGCGACTCTgggtcgtcgaggggcgGCGCTTCTGGAGACAGCGCGGGATCGAGTGCGCCAGGGCCTCAGTTAACACACATGACGAAGAACCGTGCTCGGGGCCCTAGGAGGAAAGCCCCGACTGCATCGACCACGACGTCAAATGCATCCGCTCCCAAGCCAGCTGAGCCGACTCAACATGTGGGAGCCGAACCGGCCAAAGCCAAGGAACCTGAACAGCCGGTGTTGAAGAAGCAGAGCTACGTTGAAACCGAGACGGAGTTTGAACCAAAAAAGCCAGCACCCCTGTCGATTCAGCAACAGGTCGCTGCCAAGGCAGCTGTACGATCCAGGCCAGCGCCGCTGAAGCCGGAGGCGAAATCCGCAGACGAGAACAAGGCCCCAGTGGACCCAGCACCAGAAGAAGCCCTTCCACCGTCTTCTCCGAGGAAACTGAACATGAACCGCATGTCCGTATTCATGGCCAGCACGGCTTCGAACGACAGCAAGGTAGAGTCGAAAGAGCCGAAAAAGCTCACACATCAACGGACCGGGTCCAGGTCTCCTATCAAGTCTTCGGAACGGACTCTGCCAGAGCCTTCGCCTTCACCAACTAAGAGTGACCGCGACTCCTTGCCATCCATGAGGGATGCACCTCGATCGCCACGATTCGGTGCTTCGGTGACTTCGCCACCTCCGACCTCGAAGCCATCTTTTGACGGACCGCGCACCGAGCAAGCTTCGCCACGACCCAAGTCCAGGGGCGCGGTGCGTCCCCTGTCAGGTCTTGGCGATGGTCTCAGGTCTCCAGGCTCAATCGCTTCGCCCGCGCGATCTCCCACCAAGCAAGCCAGTGACGTGTCGACGCTGCTCACAGAGTTTTTCGGCCCTGACCGCCCAAAAGCCAATGTCAAGGTCGATCCTGCGGAGGTTCTCATGAACCGCCCATCTGCTGGTGCTAAGATCACCAGCCATGGCTTTCAGATGTTCCAGATCTTGGGGGACGGAAAGAAGCTCCCCGTGTCAGCCCAGAATGAGCGTGTCTTGTTCGAGCGGGAGATGTATGTCTGTGCACACAACTTTACCGATGCCGCAGGGAGGAAGTTATTCGAAGTGTACTTTtgggtcggcgacgaagtGCCCGAGTCaacggccgaggacgccctgCTTTTCGTACAACGCGAGGCCAAATCGTTGGGCGGAAAGGTGGTCAAGCTCCGCCAGGGCAAGGAAACGTCTGAGTTTATTCAGGCTCTtggcggcgtcatcatcataCGGAGAGGGTCCAGCATCAAGTACGATTCGCTGGCGCCTAGCATGCTATGTGGCCGGCGCTATCTCGGACAAGTTGCctttgacgaggtcgacttCACAGCAGCGAGCCTATGCGCCGGCTTCGTCTATCTCATCACGCAGGGCGGCAAGTGCTACGTATGgaagggcaagggcagcgACGTCACGGAGATGAGCTGCGCTCGCCTGGTCGGCATGGACCTAGCTCTCACCGGCGAGCTTCTGGAGCACGAAGATGGCAGCGAACCGGCGACGTTCTGGGCCATATTTGACGGAGAAGGCTCGAAGCCGCACTCGGCGGACCACTGGAGACTGAAGCCGAGCTACGACAAGTACTGCAGCAGACTCTTCTGCTCGGATGCAGACTCGCGACAGCAG ATCTTCGAGATCAGTCCGTTTGGACAGGTGGATCTCTCGCCGTTTAGCATCTACGTCCTAGACGCCTTCTTTGAGATGTACATTGTGGTCGGCGCGCGGGCCAACTCACAGTACACGTCGTTCCGCAACGCGCTCGACTTTGCGCAAGAATATGCCATCCTGGCGGCGGGTATGGAGGACCGCCCCTTTGTGCCCGTGTCGACGGTGGTGCTCGAGGGCATCCCACGCGACCTCAAGCGCGTGTTCCGCAAGTGGGACGACGCCCGCAGCCCGACGGTGACGaaccagccggcggcggcggccgggcaggggctcaggcgcgggcgcagtCTGAGGGTCGTGACGCTGAACCAGGCGCTCCAGGCGCTGAGCGATTGA
- a CDS encoding uncharacterized protein (SECRETED:SignalP(1-17~SECRETED:cutsite=CHA-AT~SECRETED:prob=0.8259)~EggNog:ENOG503P7J9), with translation MHASTFLVALAAIGCHAATIPASSSSDAAAAAATHNPLDRRDNYSYFGDWPFSHCGCSNKLNEKDTDNAVNALKEQLKSGPRFGFKSFYSISGSVVAFVCRWRPSNQEPLTLATVEPILPVIAERCGAYIAGTVAGAHPEKDPGFGYGFWVGYMEYREGLDFCQGANSSPARDCPTGLASALSIPPNRPQ, from the coding sequence ATGCATGCCTCCACGTTCCTTgtggcgctcgccgccataGGATGCCATGCAGCCACCATCCCAGCATCCTCATcgagcgacgccgccgccgccgccgccacccacaATCCTCTTGACAGACGCGACAACTACTCCTACTTCGGCGACTGGCCCTTCTCGCACTGCGGCTGCAGCAACAAGCTCAACGAAAAGGACACCGAcaacgccgtcaacgccctcAAGGAGCAGCTCAAGAGCGGCCCGCGCTTCGGCTTCAAGTCCTTCTACAGCATCAgcggctccgtcgtcgcctttgTCTGTCGCTGGAGGCCCAGCAACCAGGAGCCGCTGACCCTGGCCACCGTCGAGCCTATACTGCCCGTCATCGCGGAGCGCTGTGGCGCCTAcatcgccggcaccgtcgccggGGCGCACCCAGAGAAGGACCCCGGCTTCGGGTACGGCTTCTGGGTCGGATACATGGAGTACAGAGAGGGTCTTGACTTTTGCCAAGGCGCCAACTCCTCCCCTGCGCGCGACTGTCCGACGGGGCTGGCTTCAGCGTTATCAATTCCGCCAAATCGACCCCAGTGA